A window of the Bdellovibrio svalbardensis genome harbors these coding sequences:
- a CDS encoding PfkB family carbohydrate kinase, whose amino-acid sequence MSEILVVGSLAYDSIQTPSGKADRALGGSANYFSLAASLFSKVRVVGVVGEDYEQKDYDMLNNRGVDLAGLSKVPGKTFHWAGSYEGDMNEAKTLQTDLNVFADFNPQLPEHFKDSSFVFLANIAPELQLQVLEQVKQPKFVGMDTMNFWISIKKEALLEVVKKVNLVLINEGEAKMLTGAANAISAAPMITAMGPSAVVIKRGEYGFAMYTKEEGYFILPAMPIPTVIDPTGAGDTFAGGFFGYLAAQKNVPTVENLKQACIMGSMMASHTIQDFSVKALEKVTLGDLEKRLTAYKKVITI is encoded by the coding sequence ATGTCAGAAATTCTAGTTGTTGGAAGCCTTGCTTACGATTCAATTCAAACTCCTTCAGGAAAAGCAGATCGCGCCTTGGGCGGCTCTGCAAATTACTTCTCTTTGGCGGCTTCTTTGTTTTCTAAAGTTCGCGTGGTTGGTGTAGTTGGTGAAGACTACGAGCAAAAAGACTACGACATGTTGAACAACCGCGGTGTTGATCTAGCGGGTCTGTCTAAGGTTCCAGGAAAGACTTTCCACTGGGCTGGTTCTTATGAAGGCGATATGAATGAGGCGAAGACTTTGCAAACGGATTTGAACGTGTTTGCAGATTTCAATCCGCAATTGCCAGAGCATTTCAAAGATTCATCTTTCGTGTTCTTGGCAAATATCGCCCCTGAATTGCAACTGCAAGTTCTAGAGCAGGTGAAACAACCTAAATTCGTAGGCATGGACACGATGAACTTCTGGATCTCTATCAAGAAGGAAGCCCTTCTTGAAGTTGTTAAAAAAGTGAACTTGGTATTGATCAATGAAGGTGAAGCAAAAATGCTGACGGGCGCTGCGAACGCAATTTCAGCGGCTCCGATGATCACCGCGATGGGTCCTTCTGCTGTTGTTATTAAACGTGGTGAGTATGGATTTGCTATGTACACCAAAGAAGAAGGTTACTTCATCTTGCCAGCAATGCCGATTCCAACAGTGATCGATCCAACTGGCGCCGGTGACACTTTCGCAGGTGGCTTCTTCGGTTACTTGGCTGCGCAAAAGAATGTTCCGACGGTAGAAAACTTGAAACAAGCTTGTATCATGGGTTCTATGATGGCGAGCCATACGATCCAGGATTTCTCTGTGAAGGCTTTGGAAAAAGTCACTTTGGGTGATTTGGAAAAACGTCTGACAGCTTACAAAAAAGTGATCACGATCTAG